AAGAAACTCAAGGTAAATGACACTGTGGCCATACAGCTTTGCTGGTGGAAGTGAAATAAGTATGTGATAAACAAACGtccatctttgtttttgctATGAAGAACACGAACTATGAGAGCATCCAGCAGACGGCCCAGAGCATCGCGAAGCAGGCACATGTACTGGCCTATGACCCTAACTACATGTCACCTTTTGCACAGTTTGCATGTGACAACGGGCTGAATGTAAGAGGTAAGTGTTGAACCGAATGGACACCGAAACTTCTGATCTGTTGCTCTTCAAAGCTTCACAGCACACAGTCGAGTTGAAACGTTACATTTCCACTTAGCGCCATCTCGTTCTTTTCTGTCCAGGAGGAAAGCCAGACGACATCACAGTGCTGCTGTCCATAGTGGCAGAATACACTGACTAGAGTGTATGTGGAGCTGTGACAGGGGGCATCTGCCTCTGCAGGTGAAGGACTGCTTTGATTCCTGCTGGCCAGGATGAAAGACTGATGTCAGATGCTTCCCCCACATATGCTGCCAGCCCTCCAACCAGCTGACCATCAACACCCCCCTCTCCATATAAAAACTCCTACATGCCCACTCAGAGATGGGCTGAATCAAGAGGACCTGGGGACTGAGACATCCTCCTGGTCAGGCTGCAGTGTTCCAGTGCTCACTGGATAATCCCATTGGCTGGGATAAGCAGTCATTTGGAGATGAGGATCCTGTCTGACGAGGATAAGTCGTCTTTTTCTGATGTGTGGTTTGGGCAGGGAGGAAGTTGAGATTCAGAGACGGAGGCAGATGTAGCCAGACGGTAGATGTTAGACTATTAAAGCGGCCCCACGCTGGGCTGCTGGAAGGGAAAGATACACTCCATCAGTAGTGTCAAGAAGGGAACTGCACAGGAAATGGCAGCACTAGGGCTCAATAAATGGCCTGCCTTGTGCAAGCGGATGTTCCTAATGATAACAGTGGTAGTTTGAAAACCTTCGTCAAAGGTCTTTGTATGTGCGTGCTGAGAGTACAGGCTTGAATAGTAGGATATGACCAGTGTGCTGTTGTGGGATGTTTTGTTGAAtatttgcaacaaaaaaaaaaaagagtgtatgtgacatttttacatgttgttAGTTTCTGTGCAGCGTGAGTCAATGAGATTGAATGCAGAAGAGTGGCAGCTGCCTTCTCCCGTACCAGTGCAGTTCAAGTCTTGCACACATTTTGTTACTTCATGGCTGCTGGGATGAGGATTTTCTAGCTATCCATAAATGTGTAGTGTCAAACTGATGCTCTCCCTTTAAtctcacagctgctgctgctgaagtctCGATTGTgatttacttgtgtgtgtgatgaatgctTGTCAGTGTGTATTGATATGTGTAATTAGTGTCTATGAAATGGATGTGAAGGCTACAGACATCTCCGTATCCACTGGGCTAAATCAGTCTGGCAGCCTTAAACGCACAAAGCTTAAGAAgcatatcaaaaaaaaaagaaaaaaaaaagcttgacaGTGGAAGTTGGTCAGGTGaccaaatgtatttttgtaacTTCTTTTGTTCAGTGGGATTTTCTTTAATTCTTTGGACTGATCAAAATGTGGGATTAGCTTTAGAAACCTGTCAATCAgcatttctgtttcctttccctccctcctgctgTAGAGCTCCACCGGCtcgctcattcattcattcattcattcagtcaggTCACTGCAGGTTTCATGTGAAACATGGTCAGTATGTTTCTGTCACTTCACTACAGATTTGCACTCTGCATTTTACCCAAAGCTCACAGTCATATCCACATTGTGATGTGCCTTGTATCAAGTGTTGTTGATACTGGCAAATGTCCATCTTTCCTTAAACCTCCGGCTATGTGCACGTAGCCTCAAACTGTTAAGTAGCCATAAAAGTAAAACTTCCCCATCATGCCCTGCTGTCTTAACACAAGGTCTTTTCAGCTACAGTAGGTTCAACCTGTATTCTCCTGAAAGCTCCTCTCACTCACAGGAGTGTAACATGATAAAGCCATCGCAAGCTTAGAAAATCCACCTTTTTACAAACTGCGCTCTTTAACGGACTGTTTGAGTTCACACTGGACTGTGTCAGTTtcatggaggaggagcagtggaTGGTCAAATGTGAGTTTGAAGTGTCATAGCACTGAGGACAATCTAAGCAGCCTTAATGATATTACAAAGCAATTCTGACAGTCAGACGGTACAGCCACTGTTTACTGACTCATACCTGCCCTGACATcgctcatcttcctcttccaaaCACTTTGTTACAACCACAACATGTCTGTCTATATATTCTGGGTGTACATTTCAATGCAGATCTAAGCTCTGTggttcaaaaaagaaaaaaaattaaagctgtacaatatttaaataaaaactatagTATTTATTATCCCGTTGTGTTTGATGACTGATCTGTGCGGCTGGTTTTAGATCACAGCACACCTGacacactgaacaaaaacactgcagaggcGTTTTTCACTGCTGCAGCCTCACTGCCTCCACTGCTGTATTTTCCCATCAAGGCATTACATTTAGCATCCAGTGTTCACCTCACTGAACTCAGGATGTTGTGCAAGCCAGATAGACGTAATGGTTTAGAACACCTTGTACAATTTTGTCTACTCCCACGTTCTTCAGATGTCGGGCATGTGAAGAGTTACTATGAGCAGACAGGACAGGTGTGGCATCTTGGGTGAGGAGATGTTTTCACAGACAAGGCCGAACCACACTCTTTGATCAATAACttataaatactgtacattctCTAGAATTTCTAACTGAATATTgtagtgaaacaaaaacacaaggaacATTTGAGCTACAAACAACATGcttaaaaacaacttcaaatcCATGAAATATAAATTCAGTTTAGTAATAGAGTTGTGCCCTGCTGTAAGCAGCAGTTCTTCTTGTCAAGATGAAAACAAGGCGTGTGAGACAGCTCTGTTGTCAGAGTGAGGGGCTTCCTGTATGGTCTTCCTCCATGCTCTCCTCTCCGTCACTGTAACATGCCAGAACAGGCAGTCTGGAATCATAACCATCACTGTCCTGCTCTGATGACAAGGCATTGAAAAGCAGAGAGCAGATCTgcaaggaaaaagagacaacaTGCGTTAGTGTGCGCCGCGAAAAAGATTTCCAGaccaaaacattaaacatggaGTATACCAGGTGCCGCCCAGAAAACAAGTCCCATCTTACtgtgattttaataaaatagtCATCATACTGACATTTAATACAGTCTTTTTATCTCTCACATTCAGTGTTCAGTCACACCTCTTACAGAACTCTGGGGATACTCCCAGTAGAAGTCAAagtaaaacatctgaaacattttGGCACTTCACAATGCCACCCAACCTGTCAACACCGTCAAGCCTGTGAGTCTGCAGGCCTCAGGAAACAGGCAAAGGCCACAGACAGTTCCCagtacagattaaaaaaacaacaggaagctCTTGTTACCGTGGAGGAAGCAGGAGTCGTGGTTAAACTGGCACAGGCCTCACCAAGTTCACCGAGTCCGTTGGGCTCGTCAATCTGAAGCAGAGGCAGCATGAGAGGGGGCGGGCTGATTATAGGGCTGCCTTGGCTGGATGCTACCAGATCCATCACAGCAGGGGTGCAGCGAGGCTCCCCGCTGTCTGCCTCACATGATCCCACGAGCAGAACAGCAGCATCCGCACACCTGGgaacatacacaacacactggtctctgcagcagagctgttGGTGAGATTTTTTCTTCATGCAGAGATAATCTGTTCCTGAGTCATGAcactgtgtgcagtgtgtgactgtggtGTACAGTTCCATCGCTGCAAATGAACAATCCTGTCTCTGAGCAGACAAcacagtgaggtcacagtgTGTCTCGGTGAAATGTGACTCCTGCTGAGGAAAGGTGTTGGTTATACTGCCAAGTCTGACAGAGGTGATGGAGATGGTGTCACACAAACTACATTTGACATAACATTAGGCTGAAAAACAGGACAACTCTGATAGGAAATATGTTTCTGGAGGCAATATATATTCAGCATGTGTCTATATAATAGCAcctcacataaaaacatgcGTTTACAATGATATTCATCTTAAAATAGTACTGTAATTTGTGCATGCAGTGGTGTCTAAGTGTCATATTCCATAGCCAAGATGTGATGTTATATTTGAACAATCTGTCAAATAGAATCATTATTATCAACTACAGAAAGAGTGTTGTGTAATACGTTCAGATTGCAGCAAAATATTAAGAACATTGTGTTTATTCATAGACAGGCCTTGTATCAGCTGATACTGAAAGCGGCCTTAGGCACGATATGAGGAGACAACAAAAGAAGCCTGCAAGAAGGAAAGAGAGCGAGCTGAAAGCTTCAAAAGTCTCCACACAACCTCAGACTCTTTAGTTCCATTTCAAAGGGCCCCTGAGGCAACACGCcacaaagataaaacatgttctGCAAATGTCCAGAAAAAGCTACAATATGCAACTTTTtaacagaaacagatttaacagatttgaaatcattttgatgctacactgacttgtaattgTATCAACAGTGTGTCTGTCATTCATATGTCTATGTAGCTAGTTTATAATAACGTGATATAATCCTAACAAATACAGTGTGCAGCTGTCCATAGTTACACTGTATTGGTATGACCCTCGTGTGTTGCTTTAATGATTGATGTGAAAGCAGAGGACACAGGTTAAGGAGTGCAGGTTGTAGTTCAGGAGCACTGAAGAAGTGCCTGCTCATCAGCTcagctgtgtctctgcagactcCCGGCAGTGCAAACAAGCAAACTAAGCTACAAATGAACCAGATGTTCAATGGTACAGCTGGGACCGGTTGCGACAAGATCCACCCAGAGCCCAAAGCACagtataagagagagagagagagggagagttagCAAGTTAGCAGGACAGGACGGGGACATGAGCAGAAGAGCCAAGCAGGCTAGCATAGCTGGGATGAGAGGattacacactgtcacactgacaggCCTCTAACCCCAAATGTCCTGGACTTGCCCTATTTATCTCTGTCACAGACACACGGCTGGCTGCTGTAACACTACGCCCTCTTAGGAGGCTAAAAACAGCCAATGAGGGCAAACTGCATTGACTGAGTGCCAGGAGAGAAGCTCAGGTAGAAACCCTGTGGGAAGATTCAATTATACTCTCGAATACGCCGTCAAAGTAGATCTGAGTAACCGGGCCTACAAAGGCTTCAGCTGTGACAAGGGCGCCACCGGGTCACAATaacaggaaaataaatcttAGCCTTTATCTGTGCAACTGACAGGATCTAGTGCAACAGGCTGCAATTATTGCGCACAGGATTAAAAGCAGTGTGTCTGGAAGGCAACACAGTGTTTGTTACCTCGATGTAACAGGGGCCAGGGTCTCTGCAGGCTGAGAGGGGCCCCTGCTTTCAGAGTCCATCAGGGTAGCCAATACCACGCTGGCCTCCAGGACCACATCCTCCACAGAGAAGCACACCGGCCTGTAAACAGCATCAGACACACTGCTAAATATCAGACAGAGACATATAATTACACTATGCCTCCTTTTTGAATGCAACAATGCCTTTCACTGTTTGACCAGCCATGAGGAAAGTCACCAGGACTGGTCACTTGGTTCAAAGTCTGCTAATATAATCAAAACTCGTGAGCCACAGACAAAATAGTTTACTGATGTTTAGAGTGCCTGTGgtacagcagcacacagactgACGTTAGTCCTTGTAACTTGAGAGACAAATGCTACTCAAGTTAATCATGATGGTGAAGAGACTTACTTTCCCGCTGTGCTAAAGTTGACCGACACTGGAAGGGAATGTGACTCTGCAAAGGACAGCAAACCCTGCACAAACACGACAGAAAAACTATGAGGTTTGCTTTTGTGTCATGAGTTGtgactgtgacattttttttgatATGCAGTGTCACGGCATGTTTACAGTGAAAGATATCAACGCACGAGCACAATGAGGCCAACTGAAACTGGATTTTAATCCATCCAAACCCGATTTTCCAAAAGGCCAGCTAATGAGGAGCCTCACAGCGGGGCGTCCAAGAAACATTCCAAGACATTAGGGACAAGAGTTACTGCTGCTAATGCAGAACAAGTCTCGCAATTTCACTAATACAAGGACTGTTTGTCCAAATTTCCAAATGGCCAATCAAGTCCTTTTGAGTTAGACGCTGTCATAAAGCACTGTATCACTGTGCAGACTGTTAGAGCTCTCTCAGGTCCAGTGTTTAAAATGGACTCTGATAAGGCATCACATGTGCATCCTTTGATTTCTGCCATTTATAACTTAATTACTTTTACTGTGTAATGGCATGATATACGTCATTTAGGTAATACTACCTTGGCTACAAAGACGGGTGTCAGCACCGAGGGGAAAGTTCACACGGAAACTATACAGAGAGCCGAGCACACAGGCTTTAGGACACTCGAGTATCCAGGTTACAGGACCAGAAATATGACCTCTTAGACATGAAATACTCCCCTGTGTGagccagtcacacacataccctctacacacacgcacacacacacaaagatataCACACATGATATTGAAATGACGGGAGCCTCCAAAAATAACCGTTACCCTCAGCTCCTTCAGGCAGAAGGTTAGGTCCAAGTCCACCCCGACCTGAAAGAAGTCAAACTCGTCTGGGTGTAAGGACATCTCAGTGTACATCGTCCTCATGGGATCTATGACAGAGGCACGGCCGAGTCAAATAACACCTGCACAACATTTTGAATGGTTGTTTTAATGGAGCTGAAGGATTAAATATGCAGTATTTGCATTATTAAActaacacacttttttaaagatgactGCCCTCTGATAAATAtctttttgaacattttgcattttactGTGAACGTTTGCACATTCCGGGCCTGAATGCAGCTCAGAGCAGGCTGGAGGGAGGGACCTTCGTGGTCACCTCCCCTGTGGCCTCACTCCTCACTGCTTTATTATGTCATTTGGATTATTATAAAAGTTACTAATATCTTATACTGTATTGTAATTATTACTGTagtatattcatattatttcatTACTATATtattgtaacaaaaacacatcacatagCATGACTACAACTTCAACactatattttctttctctccaccaCACAAGCGGTGCTCTTCACCCAACACCCCAACCTCTAGACGTTACACACACAACCTGTTATCATATCCTTACATACATTGTTATATGTAAGGTTATCTAGATGCAAATGTTtaacaaataataatgataaaaaaacattatcaggctgtcaaaggtcaaactctcaaagctgctgcagcagtgatTCTGATATCTGTCACTCGCAGCATTGTCCTGGGCCCGGGCCACATCACAGTGTAACGTTAGCTCACCCTTTCCCTCCTCACAGTAGTTTGTCAGACTGACTCTCAGAGGAGTCACAGACAGAGTGATTTCCTCTTGGGATGATGGGAAATGCATCACCATATCACAGAGaagcctgcagacacagagcaaaaacaaacgCAAACCCACACAGAATTAACCTCACGTCAGTGTTATGCCACTGATGGATGGTGCTTTTTTGAAGTTTATATACTTTGAGTATTTATGTCATTGTCAAATCTGATGATTAAACTGagctgaagctgtgtgtgtgtgtgtgtgtgtgctgcccaGTGTCAGCCAAGAGAACAAAATATTGTAAAGATCTACTCTCCCTCCATTAAACAGACTAGACTGCTGAATCCACAGCCACGTGCCTTCTTAATTTAACAATAAATCTGCTTGTCAAGAAAATAAGTTAAAGATGAATTATAGAGACTTTTCAAACAGAACtcaaattgtgttttcatgaaaaCTGGTCCTGCTGAATCATAGAAATGTGCACCTGTAGAAAGTCGAGTTTATAATGAGCTGCTAACCTGGCAGGAGCCTTCAGCACATTGGGGCAGAGGTGTGAGGCAAACACTGCCTGCAGAGCCTCACTTTCCTGGAAGCGTAGGTTGTGTGTTTTAGTTATGCCTAGCACAAAAGCAGACAGGATATTTGGAGCACACTGCCACCAAGTGTTGATAATATGCAATGCAGTGTCTGCAGGATGGTGTTGAGAGAGGTCATtttgaacataaaaacaaacataaaaagaataaaagagaagTGCATTCAAATGAGTGGaaatttatttcaaatcaatCAGGAATGGTTTGAATCTTTTCTTTACCTGCGACTGGCTTATAACACAAAATGCTTCCTACCGTGCCTGCAAAAAAACTGGACCACCACTCTGTCACTGGGTGTGCTGACTGATATCTGACATCGCTCCACATTGCGCTCGATGGAAGTCAAACACCGGAAAAGAGGTAAAATagacttcaaaacaaacagacacgtTTCAGACAGGCGAGAACATTATCACATGTTCCTCCTATGTCctgaaaaaacactttgagtgACTGATACACCTTCATGAGAAGTTTGCAGTTGACTGATCCACTGCCCTGCTCCGATCCTGATCCCAGGCTGTAGTGCTGGAAGAACAGCGGCGAGAAGAGGAAGCAGGCGTATGCAGAGTGAGCAGAGTTCACTGCTCTCAGGGCCAGCTTAAGacaagaggcagagagagagattcagtcAAGATGCTGCTCCTGACAGGACCCCAGTGCCTGTAGAGGACCTCGTGTCAAAGGGTGCAAGCAGTAACACTATCAGTGGAAGAGTCCTGGTTGGTGCCCCTCACCCCTTTAACTGTGGGATCCAACCACAGCGCATCTCCAATCCGTGACAGGGCATGAAGAGCCTttccaaacactgaaacacaacacgCAGAGAGACAGTTCAACGTCAGCAACATACTATACTTGTGCTCATAGTTAGTATTTCTTCCTGTCTGTATGTACGGGCTGAATGCTAGCTGGGTTTACCTCAACAATATCAAGTCACTAAAATAGCGGCTAACTTAACTAGCTAGTTGGAGGCTAAGTTAAGATAGCATTAAACAGTTAATCTCCTTTATAATAAATGAGTGTTTTATGTCGTCCTACACACAgttaatattttctttacatCAATTTAACTCCATATTTCACTCCTTCTCTTGCTTATTATTACCTTTCACACCGTTTCCTTCAAGTAGACAGTTCATATTTGCTAATGACAGAGAGCAGAAAGCGCGCGAAGCCGATCACTGTCACGTGACGTGTTCTCCAGCCTGCTACATGAACGCAGTGACGTCACAGCAGGGCTCAGTTACGTCATAGACTGTGAGACACTCCAAGAAAATAACCCCGAGATACTTAAAGGTTACCATAAGatctttatttattagtttattgaACAGGAATTATTGTACATGAATGAATATTGCAGTTAATCCACCAAAGGTTATTTCTCATCTGCAGTTTCCACACAGATGTTACataatcacataaaaataatgattaagATTAATAAtagttatttaaaatgttaatgagtGTGCAGAGCAATAAGAGAAAGTATAATTCAagataatagtaataataatagtctaACATAggtacaaattaaaacaaatgatcaTATCTTTTATAACTTCCAAATAACTGCACTAAATCATGGAATAATGAAATGTACATAAATCTCAAAACCAtcaaaccatttttaaaaatatatttgctaAAGCCCAAATAAGTGTATAGCCCACAAAAGATAAACTATTAAGGAaaagattatattatatatatgcacatatatattcCAACGGCGAAGAGGTGTAGTGAGTAGATGTAAATATGATGTTGTAACTAGGACCTCTAAACCAGGGTTCTTTAACTTTGTTTCCACCTCACTAGATCAgaggtcttcaaccttttttagTCGAAGGACCCCCATATgtaatctttttaattttttttatgtgtcacattttaagcctagCCTATaaaaacttttatatttactttattcaccttttattttacCTTACTAACCGTGACAAATTTATCCATTCTGCTTCAATTCATCAACCTATAAGTTATTGATTTATGTTCATCCAACACCTTTCCtcgccttttttttcttttcccataGTTGCTGTTCATGTTATGTTAGTATCAtatatcatttttgttatatattctcacaaattattttagtGAAAATTGGCAGACCCTCTGgagtacctctgcggaccccgTAGGGATCACGGACAGCcagttgaagacccctgctctaAACCCACTAGTGCTTGTAATGTGTGCACGTCTGTGTAAAAGTGACTGTACACAAGTCTTTGGACATTCAAAGTCATCTTGAAATTTTATGCAATAGTAACTTACTATACGGTCCATAAAGCCTTGAAAACAGTGAAACCATTTGGCATTTGATTTGTCATCTGTTGACTATTTTTGGAAGTATGACGTTAGAATTAgctgtactgctgctgctgttgcgtTTACTCTGCCTTTGCGGCTTTCCCTTCGTCACATCCTTCTCTGCATCCTTCAGAAAAGGACCATTTCCTCTGTGCCGATGATCCCAGTACCTCCTTCTGCAGGTTGGATTCTCACCTATAGGAGATAGAGCACAGCATGAGATGGATGGTAGTGGTCCAAATTCATAACTGAGAGTTTTAAATACACACCTGACTGAACACAAGTGCGCAGCACTTTGAGATAATGCTGCTTCATCTGCTGCCTCATGTGCTCTGTACTGTAAACATTTGCTATACTGCAAAGGTAGCATCTCTGTCCAGCTGTAAGGGCTGGATGctgagacagaaacaagaaaTGATGTGgttatacacatatatacacgaggaatattattattatctcaaTAAAACCATGTCAAAGCCCTTTACAGCAAAAATACCACAAAGACTTGAGTGTGTGTTCCAACGTATGTGCTTACCTGTAAGAAGGGTGCAGACATCATAGATTTAGGAATGGGAATCGTCTTCATGTGCTGGCTGCCTGCAGGCACGTTTATGTGTGTTCCTCTGTATGCCTCCCTCACTTTCTGCTGACTTGGGAGACATTCAAAACCTGCCAAACGCAAAATGTAAC
This genomic stretch from Larimichthys crocea isolate SSNF chromosome III, L_crocea_2.0, whole genome shotgun sequence harbors:
- the rad9b gene encoding cell cycle checkpoint control protein RAD9B isoform X1, encoding MNCLLEGNGVKVFGKALHALSRIGDALWLDPTVKGLALRAVNSAHSAYACFLFSPLFFQHYSLGSGSEQGSGSVNCKLLMKSILPLFRCLTSIERNVERCQISVSTPSDRVVVQFFCRHGITKTHNLRFQESEALQAVFASHLCPNVLKAPARLLCDMVMHFPSSQEEITLSVTPLRVSLTNYCEEGKDPMRTMYTEMSLHPDEFDFFQVGVDLDLTFCLKELRGLLSFAESHSLPVSVNFSTAGKPVCFSVEDVVLEASVVLATLMDSESRGPSQPAETLAPVTSRCADAAVLLVGSCEADSGEPRCTPAVMDLVASSQGSPIISPPPLMLPLLQIDEPNGLGELGEACASLTTTPASSTICSLLFNALSSEQDSDGYDSRLPVLACYSDGEESMEEDHTGSPSL
- the rad9b gene encoding cell cycle checkpoint control protein RAD9B isoform X2; the encoded protein is MNCLLEGNGVKVFGKALHALSRIGDALWLDPTVKGLALRAVNSAHSAYACFLFSPLFFQHYSLGSGSEQGSGSVNCKLLMKSILPLFRCLTSIERNVERCQISVSTPSDRVVVQFFCRHGITKTHNLRFQESEALQAVFASHLCPNVLKAPARLLCDMVMHFPSSQEEITLSVTPLRVSLTNYCEEGKDPMRTMYTEMSLHPDEFDFFQVGVDLDLTFCLKELRGLLSFAESHSLPVSVNFSTAGKPVCFSVEDVVLEASVVLATLMDSESRGPSQPAETLAPVTSRCADAAVLLVGSCEADSGEPRCTPAVMDLVASSQGSPIISPPPLMLPLLQIDEPNGLGELDLLSAFQCLVIRAGQ
- the LOC109139784 gene encoding protein FAM216A, with amino-acid sequence MKTIPIPKSMMSAPFLQHPALTAGQRCYLCSIANVYSTEHMRQQMKQHYLKVLRTCVQSGENPTCRRRYWDHRHRGNGPFLKDAEKDVTKGKPQRQSKRNSSSSTANSNVILPKIVNR